The sequence GACGGTATGGCTCCGGCCACAGCTCCTTGGCCTTGCGCCCGAGGAGGTTGGCGACGGCGATCCTGGTCCGGGGGTGCGGTATCCGCCCGTCCGCCAACCAGCGACTCGCCGTCTTCGGGTCGACGCCCACCTTCCCGGCCAACGAATCGGCCGTCTCACCCTTGTCCGCCATCGCCACCCGCAACGCCTCGTTGCCCATCGCGCCCTCCCGACTCGCGTCACCCTGCGGCGCAGGCTAGTCACCATCGGTTGCCGTGTCCGCCCACTGCCGGCGTGTTGCGGCCGGGACTGTTTCGCGCATCCGAGGTGCGACCCGGATGCCCCCGAAGTGCCCTGGTCCTGCCGGCCGACCGCGCCCTGCCAGCAACTTCAGGGATGTTGCTGCCTCACACCCGCCCCCACCCAGCAACTTCACGGATGTTGCTGCCTCTGTTTGACAGCGCATAGGGACACCCCCACGGGCAGGACCCGCCAGACACCCAGTCCCATCAGGCCCTTTGCTCTGCTTCAACCAGCGCAACGATCCCGAGTGCAGAAACTGTGCGTGGGTTGAAGCAGAGCAAGGAGACACGGGGGTGTCCCACCTCGACCGACTGCGGGCCCGACGGGCCGGGAGGGCATCTCGGCAGGCAGCCAGGCAGAATGGGTGATACGGATTCAGTTGCCAAAGCCATCCTATATCGCTGAATCCGTTGCGATTTTCCGAGTGGACAACCGATAGCACTTGCCTCGGGACGTGAGGCTGTGGGATAACCGTGGGCAGAGCGGCCGGTGACCCTGACCGGCCCGAGACCCGATGGGGCTGACATGGCCAACGCCACCGACCACCTCTGGATGCACTTCACCCGGATGGCGAGCTACTCCGCCGGCGAGGTGCCGACCATCGTCCGCGGCGAGGGAGCGTACATCTGGGACGCGCAGGGCCGTCGCTACCTGGACGGGCTCGCCGGGCTGTTCGTCGTCAACGCCGGCCACGGTCGCACCGAGCTGGCCGAGGCCGCCGCCAAGCAGGCCGGCGAGCTGGCCTACTTCCCGCTCTGGTCGTACGCCCATCCGAAGGCGGTGGAGCTGGCCGAGCGGATCTCCGAGCTCGCCCCCGGCGACCTGAACCGGGTCTTCTTCACCACCGGCGGCTCGGAGGCGGTGGAGGCGGCCTGGAAGTTGGCCCGGGCCTACTTCAAGCGGACGGGTAAACCGACCAAGCACAAGGTGGTCAGCCGGTACATCGCCTACCACGGCACCTCGATGGGCGCCCTGTCGATCACCGGGCTGCCCGGTATCAAGACCGACTTCGAGCCACTGGTGCCGGGCGGCGTCAAGGTGCCGAACACGAACTTCTACCGGGCGCCGGAGCACGGCGACGACCCGGTGGCGTTCGGCCGGTGGGCCGCCGAGGAGATCGGCCGTGCCATCGAACGGGAGGGGCCGGACACCGTCGCCGCGGTCTTCCTGGAGCCGGTGCAGAACTCCGGCGGCTGCTTCCCGCCGCCGCCCGGCTACTTCGAGCGGGTCCGCGAGATCTGCGACGCGTACGACGTGCTGCTGGTCAGCGACGAGGTGATCTGCTCGTGGGGCCGGCTCGGCGAGTACTTCGGTGCGGTCCGCTACGGCTACCAGCCCGACATCATCACCACCGCGAAGGGCATCACCTCGGGTTATGCCCCGCTCGGTGCGATGATCGCGAGCGACCGGCTGATGGAGCCCTTCCTCACCGAGACCGGCATGTTCGCCCACGGGGTGACCTTCGGCGGGCATCCGGTCTCCTGCGCGGTGGCCCTGGCCAACCTGGAGGTCTTCGCCCGCGAGGATCTGGTCGGCCACGTACGCGCCAACGAGGCGGCGTTCCGCGCCACCCTGGAGAAGCTGCACGACCTGCCGATCGTCGGCGACGTCCGGGGCGACGGCTACTTCTACGGCATCGAGCTGGTGAAGGACAAGACGACCCGGGAGACGTTCGACGAGGCCGAGTCGGAGCGGCTGCTGCGCGGCTTCCTCTCCGGTGCACTCTTCTCCGCCGGGTTGTACTGCCGGGCCGACGACCGGGGTGACCCGGTGGTGCAGCTCGCCCCGCCACTGATCGCCGATCAGCGGCAGTTCGACGAGATCGAGCAGATCCTGCGCACCGTGCTCACCGAGGCGTGGTCCCGGCTCTAGGGCGTGGCGTCAGTGGGTGGGTGGGATGACCCGCAGGTGGCCGCGGCGCGAGGTCGCAGGCGCGGCGTGCTGCTCCTGGTCGCTCTGCGGGGCCGGGGGCCGGGCGGGCGGCTTCGCGGACCGCCTCGGCGAGGGCCACCAGGTCGTCGGTGGTGGGCGGCGGCGGCTCGAACTCACCCTCGTGCCGGACCACCTCCCAGCCCCGGGGCGCGGTCAGGCTGCGGGCGTGCGGCTCACAGAGGTCGTACGTGTGCGGCTCGGCGAAGGCCGCCAGCGGACCCACGACGGCGGTCGACTCGTTGTAGACATAGGTCAGCGTGGCGACCGCTTGCCGGGGGCAGCCGTTACGGGAGCAGCGCCGTGGTGACCTCACGGGCGCAGGGTATCTCCATTACCGGCTCCGGCGCATCGGTTCGCGTTACGACACGCCCGTCTTGGTGATCACATCTCTCCGCCGGCGTCGCGGCGCGCCACGGTGGCGGCGCCGATGCGGCACGGGTCCGGCCGGAAGCTACCCTTTGGCTCATGACGAGCCCGGAGAACCGCCGCCCCGGCCCCGGCCGGCGCGCTCACCGCGACCGGCACGGGCGCGGCCTGCGCGGGCGGCTGGTGCCGGCCACCGTGCCACTGGCGCGGACCAAGGCGGAGATCTTCGACGACCTGGTGCTGGACACCGTCGAGACGCTGGAACGCCGGTTCGCCAAGGAGCTGGCCGGGGTGGAGTTCGCCGTCGAGGACGTCCCGCCCGACCTGAACGTCTACGACTCCGACGTGCTTGAGGACGGCGAGGTGCCGCTGGCCCGGCTGCTGCCCGGCCGGCCGGGTCGTCAGGAGGTGCCGCCGCGGATCGTGCTGTACCGGCGCCCCCTGGAGTTCCGGGCCATGGACCGGGAGGATCTCGCCGATCTGGTGCACGACGTGATCATCGAACAGGTGGCCAACCTGCTCGGCGTCGACCCGGACGAGTTGGCCTGAGCGTCGACGTCGGGCGGGACGGCCCCCAACCGTCCCCACCCGACGACGAATCAGGCCGCCCGGCGCTTGAGCTTGCGCCGCTCCCGCTCGGAGAGCCCACCCCAGATCCCGAACCGCTCGTCGTGGCCGAGAGCGTATTCGAGGCATTCCGTCTTGACCTCGCACCGCGAGCAGATCCGCTTCGCTTCACGGGTCGAGCCGCCCTTCTCGGGGAAGAACGCTTCCGGGTCGGTCTGCGAGCACAGGGCCCGCTCCTGCCACTCCGGCGCGTTTCCGAGCAGGTCGGCCGCCTCGAGCTGGCCGTCCATCAGTTGCCTCCTTGTCGCGCACCGGCGTCGTCGCCGCTGCAACCCCCCACGCGAAAG is a genomic window of Micromonospora tarapacensis containing:
- a CDS encoding aspartate aminotransferase family protein — translated: MANATDHLWMHFTRMASYSAGEVPTIVRGEGAYIWDAQGRRYLDGLAGLFVVNAGHGRTELAEAAAKQAGELAYFPLWSYAHPKAVELAERISELAPGDLNRVFFTTGGSEAVEAAWKLARAYFKRTGKPTKHKVVSRYIAYHGTSMGALSITGLPGIKTDFEPLVPGGVKVPNTNFYRAPEHGDDPVAFGRWAAEEIGRAIEREGPDTVAAVFLEPVQNSGGCFPPPPGYFERVREICDAYDVLLVSDEVICSWGRLGEYFGAVRYGYQPDIITTAKGITSGYAPLGAMIASDRLMEPFLTETGMFAHGVTFGGHPVSCAVALANLEVFAREDLVGHVRANEAAFRATLEKLHDLPIVGDVRGDGYFYGIELVKDKTTRETFDEAESERLLRGFLSGALFSAGLYCRADDRGDPVVQLAPPLIADQRQFDEIEQILRTVLTEAWSRL
- a CDS encoding metallopeptidase family protein, whose translation is MTSPENRRPGPGRRAHRDRHGRGLRGRLVPATVPLARTKAEIFDDLVLDTVETLERRFAKELAGVEFAVEDVPPDLNVYDSDVLEDGEVPLARLLPGRPGRQEVPPRIVLYRRPLEFRAMDREDLADLVHDVIIEQVANLLGVDPDELA
- a CDS encoding WhiB family transcriptional regulator — translated: MDGQLEAADLLGNAPEWQERALCSQTDPEAFFPEKGGSTREAKRICSRCEVKTECLEYALGHDERFGIWGGLSERERRKLKRRAA